In Erigeron canadensis isolate Cc75 chromosome 7, C_canadensis_v1, whole genome shotgun sequence, one DNA window encodes the following:
- the LOC122609179 gene encoding uncharacterized protein LOC122609179 encodes MRPDLFPTGDDDEELFGMMAECVDLLEQGESSRPYIPRSVVERDRYGANERLMAAYFNENPKYSLKSFRRRFRMSKPMFMRIVNDIISYPSRNPGAVPLHFKKMQDKQLDARGKPGFSTIQKCVCAIHQLAYGYNPDSLDEYLQMGMNTCVDQHQRTYNACTLDMKSFMAFQACLEALIACTGVRRTAPRHGKSPLFREIIEDRAPDSSFTVNGTHYKKGYYLADDIYPEWSTFVKAYSCPQDEKRKKFKKFQESARKDVERAFGGLQNSWHILTQPARSKSVNRITRTMYACVILHNMKVEDAGYAISSLEEGDDIDPIVLPERTFQERIALHQRTGKELRDRIVHHALRHDLTEHVWRLPA; translated from the exons ATGAGACCCGATTTGTTTCCTACTGGAGACGATGATGAAGAGCTTTTTGGTATGATGGCCGAATGTGTTGATTTgcttgaacaaggtgaatcatCAAGACCATACATACCCCGTAGCGTCGTTGAAAGAGATCGATATGGTGCTAACGAGCGCCTAATGGCAGCTTACTTTAACGAAAACCCAAAGTATTCGTTGAAGAGCTTTAGGCGACGATTTCGTATGTCTAAACCTATGTTCATGCGCATTGTCAACGACATAATATCATATCCATCTCGCAATCCAGGTGCTGTGCCtttgcattttaaaaaaatgcaagacaagcagcTTGATGCCCGAGGAAAGCCTGGTTTCAGCACCATCCAAAAGTGTGTATGCGCCATACATCAATTGGCGTATGGCTACAATCCTGACTCGCTTGACGAGTATCTACAGATGG GGATGAATACTTGCGTAGACCAACACCAGAGGACATACAACGCTTGTACGCTTGACATGAAGAGCTTCATGGCCTTCCAAGCATGCTTGGAAGCATTGATTGCATGCACTGGCGTTAGAAGAACTGCCCCAAGGCATGGCAAG TCGCCTTTATTTAGGGAAATCATTGAAGATCGTGCACCTGATAGCTCGTTCACTGTTAATGGCACccactacaaaaagggttactATCTTGCGGACGACATTTATCCCGAATGGTCAACTTTTGTAAAGGCGTATTCATGCCCTCAAGATGAGAAGcgaaagaaatttaaaaagtttcaagaaaGTGCCCGGAAGGATGTCGAGCGTGCCTTTGGAGGGCTTCAAAACTCATGGCACATTCTGACCCAACCAGCAAGATCAAAAAGCGTGAATCGGATCACTCGAACAATGTACGCATGTGTTATATTGCATAACATGAAGGTTGAAGACGCGGGGTACGCCATAAGCTCACTCGAGGAAGGAGACGACATTGACCCAATCGTCTTACCGGAGCGTACGTTCCAGGAAAGGATTGCACTTCATCAACGTACCGGCAAGGAGCTTCGAGATCGCATTGTGCATCATGCTCTTCGCCATGATCTTACGGAGCATGTATGGCGCCTCCCGGCttaa